A region from the Lentimonas sp. CC4 genome encodes:
- a CDS encoding family 16 glycosylhydrolase gives MLLPSLVLAETLNPHTDPENRGAWVLVESVSDEFDGTAVDTQKWYIQGAEGHYENRFVGRAPSQFVPDNVSVEEGCLKITTRWQPDFDFSEKVKDGVNYENITTGAVISKATFQYGYMETRSKAAKGPISSSFWTTGKGGELDVFEHWGDVARRPESAKRYHTSFHDWRVPRRETYSKRIWTNTHQLSSPVTDDFHIYALEWDPDYIKIYIDGRMIRHATREEIGDAWVVDQAQKVWLDCEVFPWEVNAKLLSASDYPGDDVVFVTDYVRIWQRSAHSVRVPDVPSENLIANPDFDAGATGWKLEAASVVADGIDGTAAIALEHRGRIEQTISLKPDTLYILSAWCKLPGTNMKDVWHNAYLGVSGHSGGTVKVKYFHNTYFRRSLEFRTAHDVTEVTIFFETGGPGATALVDAFELYETR, from the coding sequence ATGTTGCTGCCTAGCCTGGTTCTGGCTGAAACATTGAATCCACATACGGATCCAGAGAACCGGGGAGCGTGGGTGTTGGTTGAATCGGTGAGCGATGAATTCGATGGCACGGCTGTGGATACACAGAAGTGGTATATCCAAGGTGCCGAAGGGCATTATGAAAATCGCTTCGTTGGTCGCGCGCCGTCTCAGTTCGTGCCAGATAATGTGTCAGTCGAAGAAGGTTGTTTAAAGATTACTACGAGGTGGCAACCAGACTTCGACTTTTCAGAGAAAGTCAAAGATGGGGTCAACTACGAGAACATTACGACGGGTGCGGTGATCTCTAAAGCGACTTTCCAGTATGGCTACATGGAGACTCGTAGTAAGGCGGCCAAAGGGCCGATCTCCAGTTCGTTTTGGACGACAGGCAAAGGTGGAGAACTAGACGTGTTTGAGCATTGGGGTGATGTGGCACGTCGCCCGGAATCAGCGAAGCGCTACCATACATCGTTTCATGACTGGCGCGTGCCTAGACGTGAAACCTATAGTAAGCGTATCTGGACGAATACGCATCAGTTGTCCTCGCCGGTGACGGATGACTTTCATATCTATGCGCTCGAGTGGGATCCTGATTATATTAAGATTTATATTGATGGCCGTATGATTCGCCATGCGACACGAGAGGAGATCGGTGATGCATGGGTAGTCGATCAAGCTCAGAAGGTTTGGCTGGATTGTGAAGTATTTCCGTGGGAAGTGAATGCGAAGCTTCTGAGTGCAAGCGATTATCCAGGGGATGACGTCGTATTTGTCACCGACTACGTCCGTATTTGGCAGCGCAGTGCGCACTCGGTTCGAGTGCCTGACGTGCCGAGTGAGAACTTGATTGCCAATCCTGACTTCGATGCCGGAGCGACTGGCTGGAAGCTCGAGGCCGCTTCGGTGGTTGCCGATGGTATAGATGGAACGGCGGCGATTGCACTGGAGCACCGTGGACGTATCGAACAAACGATTTCATTGAAACCAGATACGCTTTATATACTATCGGCCTGGTGCAAGTTGCCTGGGACGAACATGAAGGATGTTTGGCATAATGCTTATTTGGGTGTGTCCGGACATAGCGGTGGAACGGTGAAGGTGAAATATTTTCACAACACATACTTTCGCCGCAGTCTAGAATTTAGAACCGCACATGACGTCACGGAGGTGACTATTTTCTTTGAGACTGGGGGACCAGGTGCTACCGCGTTGGTCGATGCATTCGAGCTTTATGAGACACGGTGA